The segment GAAGATGTCCAAATCCAAGGGGAACGTCATAGACCCCTTGGAGATGGTGGAGCGCTATGGGGCGGACGCCTTGCGCTTCGCCCTCACCTATCTGGCCACCGGGGGACAGGACATCAGGCTGGACCTCCGCTGGCTGGAAATGGCCCGGAATTTCGCCAACAAGCTTTACAATGCCGCCCGCTTCGTCCTCATGAGCCGCGAAGGCTTCCAGGCCAAAGCGGAAGAGCCCACCCTGGCCGACCGCTTTATGCAAAGCCGTTTAAGCCGGGGGGTGGCGGAAATAACCCGCTTTTACGAAGCCCTGGACCTGGCCCAAGCGGCCAGGGAGATCTACGAGCTGGTCTGGAGCGAGTTCTGCGACTGGTACCTGGAAGCCAGCAAGCCAGCCCTGAAGGCGGGGAACGCCTTTACCTTACGCACCCTCGAGGAAACCCTCGCCACCCTCCTGAAGCTCCTCCACCCCCTCATGCCCTTCCTCACCAGCGAGCTCCACCAGGCCCTCACGGGCAAGGAGGAACTGGCCCTCGAGGCCTGGCCCCAACCCAAGGCCACGGACGAGGAAGCCGAAGCTCAGTTTGAAGCCCTCAAGCAGGCGGTAACGGCGGTGCGGGCCCTGAAGGCCGAGGCCGGGCTTCCCTTGGCCCAGGAGGTGCGGGTCTACCTGGAGGGGGAAGCTACGCCCGTGGTGGAGAACCTGGAGGTTTTCCGCTTCCTGGCTCGGGCCGAGCTGTTACCCGAGCGGCCCCACAGGGCCCTGGTGAAGGCCATGCCCAAGGTGACGGTGCGCATGCCCCTAGAGGGCCTCCTCGACGTGGAGGAGTGGAGGCGTCGGCAGGAGAAGCGTCTGCAAGAACTCCTGGCCCTGGCAGAAAGGAGCCAGAAAAAGCTTTCCGCCCCCGGCTTCCGGGAGAAGGCTCCCAAGGAGGTGGTGGAGGCCGAGGAGGAAAGGCTGAGGGAAAACCTGGCCCAGATCGAGCGCCTCCGGGAGGCCCTCAGCCAAATAGGGTGAGCCGGGGATCTTGGGCCTCTCCCGGAGCCTCGGCCACCGCCTCGGCCCGGCGCAGGTTCAAGGTGACGAAGGGAAAGGTTTCCAAAGGTTCCAGGTTCACGACGGGTTCGTGGGGGTTGAGGACGTAAAGCTTGGCCTCGAGGAGGGTCTGGAAGGGCTTGGCCTGGGAAAGGTGGTCGGAAAGCCGCACCCCCCGGGGAAGCAGGAGCTCGCCCGAAAGAAGGTAGTCCCCAAAGAGAAAGGCCAGCTTGCGCCGCTCGAGAAGGCTTGGGCTGGTGCGGGGCTCGCTGGGTTTCCCCCCCGCCACCCACTGGATCCGCTCCTTGCGCAGAGCCAGGAAGCTGGTGCTGGCCTTGAGGTCCTTGGCTTCCGGGGGATGGGTGTAGCCCGGGGTGTAAAGGAGGGCACCGGTGACGGGAAGATAGGGCCTCTCCTGGTTCAAGAGGTCGGCGGTGCCCGCCCCGGGCACCAGGTAGATGAGCCCGTAGACCCGGTAAGCCTGGGTGTAGATCCTGGCCTCATGTACCTCTCGGGGCTGCTTGTACATCCTTCACCCCCTATTCGGCAATACATGTGCCCTATCGGGCAAAGCCGCCCAGTAGGCCAACAGGGCCTCGCTGAAAAGGGGGGCATGCCCTCGCTGATAGGCGAAGAGGAGCCTCTGCCCCACCAAGGCCCTAAGCCGCTCCTCGTCCGTGGGGAGCATGGGCGGAGCCAGGAGCCTGGCCCGGGTACCCGCCCCCAGGGCCACATACACCGGACCGCGGGGAAGCCCCACGGGGGTAGGGGGTATCCCTAGCCAAAGGGTAGCTTCCTCAGGGCTTAATAGGCGAAACCCCGCCCTCTTCACATACTCCAGGCCCTCGGGGTTATCCTCGGGAACGTATACCCCCTCCCCCATCCTGGCCCGGGCCAAGGCCTCGGGCAAAGGAATGGGATAGGCAAAGGGCTCCATCCCTCCCTCCAGCTCCCCGGGCTCCCGGAAGTCCAGGGCCTGGGCCTCATAGGACACGGTACCGTTCCAGCGGTTTTCCACCAGTAAGACAGCGGCTTCCAACTCCGAGGGCATAGCGGCCGCCCGCTCCCCCATGCGCCAGGCCACCACCCTAACCCCCTGCAGGCGGAAGGCGAGGTGCTTTCCCTCCCCCATGGAGCGGATCTCCTCCGGGGAGCCTTGGAGAAGGAAAAGGGGCTCGGGATTCCCTTCCCCAAAGGGCTCTAAGGCCAGCAAGGCTCGGTGAAGGTCTGGAAGGGACGCCAAAGGGGGTAAAAGCCCTACAAGGGGCACTTCCCGCACGGGGTCGGGGAGGGAGGCGGCAAAGGCCTCCACCCGCTCCTTAAACCGGGGGAAATGGGCCTCATCCACGGCAAAGCCCGCAGCCTCCCGGTGGCCCCCATAGCGGAGAAGAAGGTCCTCGGCACTCCTTAAGGCCTCCACGGCGCTGATGGGGGGGAGGCTTCGCACCGTGCCCTTTCCCTGAGCCACGAGGAAGACCGGGCGCAAGGTGGCCTCGAGGATCCGGCTCGCCACGATACCCATCACGCCCGGATGCCCCTCCGGGTCGTGGAGGACGATGGCCTTGGCCTCGGGATCCGCCTGGGGAAGGAGCCTTTTCAGCATCTCCTCCTCTATGGCCTGGCGGCGAGCGTTCAGCCGATTGAGCTCCTCCACCAAATCCCTGGCCTCCTCCTCGTCCTCCGTGAGCAGGAGCCTAAGGGCTTTCTCCCCCTCCCCCAGGCGGCTTGCCGCATTGATGCGGGGAGCGATGCGGAAGGCCACCTCCACCGCCTTCCCCGTGTAGCCCACGTTTTCTGCAAGGAGGCGAAGCCCCAAGGAGCAGGAGTCCTTAAGGCGCTCAAGCCCTTCCCGCACCAAGGCCCGGTTCCACCCCCAAAGGGGAGCCACGTCGGCGATGGTGCCCACCGCCGCCAGGTCGGCATACTCCAGGGGCGGGGGCAGGCCCAGCCGCTCATGTAAGGCCCAAAGGAGCAGGAAGGCCACCCCGGCCCCCGTGGGGTGCTCCTTAAGGTCCGGGGTGTAGGCGGGATGGAGAATGACCCCCGGAGGCGGGGTATCGCGGGGCGTGTGGTGGTCGGTCACCAGAACCTCCACCCCGTTCTCCACCAGCTCCCGAAGCTCGGCATGGTTGGCGATGCCGCAGTCCACCGTCAGGAAGAGATCGGCGGCTTCCCGATGCTCGGGGAGGCGCTTGGGGTGGACTCCATACCCCTCCTCGAGACGGTGGGGGATAAAGGGATGCACCTCCGCCCCCAAAGCCCTAAGGCCCCGCACCAGGATGGCAGTTCCGGTGAGGCCATCCGCATCGTAGTCCCCGTGGATGCGGATGCGCTTCTTCCCCTCTAGCGCCCAAAGGAGAAGCTCCACCGCCTCCTTAAGGCCGCTTAGGGGAAGAAGGCCCAGGGAAGGCCTGAGGTCCACCGGGCGGCGCACCCCCCGGTGCCAGTAGGCTAAAGCAGCCTCCGGCCCCACCCCAAAGGCCTCCATCACCTCCCGCCACTCCTTCAAGGGCGGCAAGGGAAGAAGACGCCAGCGCACCCGGTCCTTCATATAACCCCCTAAGCCTCCCTCCCCCATCCCCCAAAGTGGGGATCGCTACACCTCTTCCCGATCGGGGATTCTGGGAATCTCCTCAATGCGTTCCCGCTTTAAGGCGTTGACCTCGCCCTGAAGCCGCCGCACCTCCCGGAGAAGGGCACGCCTTTCCCCCACGCCCCAAAGCCAAAGAACCAGGGCATACACTCCCCCCACCAAAAACCCCAGGGCATAGACCCCCGGAAGAAGGTAGTAAAGGGGCCAGGAACCCAAGGGCGTGGGCACCTCCAGGAAGGGGAAGGCCAGGTACAGGTAAAACCCCGCTCCCGCCACCCCCAGGGTGACGAGGAGAAACACCCAGTGGGCCAGCTTCATGGCCTTAGAATACCCCCTCTTTGTAGTCGGAAAGGCGCACCCGCCCCTCGTACAGGGCCTTGCCTAAAAGGGCGCCCTCCACCCCCAGGCGCTTTAAACCCAGAAGGTCCTCCGGGCCAGCAATCCCCCCGCCTGCGATGAGCTCATGGGGCCAAGCCTGCCGCACCCGGGCCACCGCCTCCAGGTCCAAGCCCTTCAGGGTCCCATCCCGCCGCACATCGGTGTAGATCACCGTGCGCACCCCCAGGGCTTCCCAACGCCCAAGGAGGTCCAGGGCGGAAAGGGAAGTGGCCTCCTGCCACCCTGAGACCACCACCTCGAGGCCCCGGGCATCCAAACCCACCGCCAGCCTAGCAGGCCCCACCTCCGCCAACATGGCCTCCAAGAGGGCAGGATTCTTCACCGCCACCGTGCCCACCACCACCCGGGAAGCCCCCAGCAGGAGGATCTCCTGGAGAACCTCCAAGGAACGCACCCCACCCCCCACCTCAAAGGGAATGCGTATCTCCTGGGCGATCCGCCGGAGGGCCTCGAGGTTATCCCCCTTTCCCAGGGCCCGGTCCAGGTCCACCAGGTGCAGGAGCCTGGCCCCCTCTTCCTGCCAGCGCAAGGCGGCCGCCACCGGATCCCCGTACTGGGTCTCCCGCCCCGGGTCCCCCTCGTAAAGCCGGACCGCCTTGCCCCCCTTCAGGTCCACGGCGGGAATCAGCAACATGGGGCTATCCTTACACATTTAGACATGATACCTAGGGTTCTTGGCTACGGAGTGGACACCTTCCGGGTCAACCTGTATTGGGATGAGGGACGCTATCAGTTGCCGGAAGGTCTGGAGGCCGCCCTTGATAATCTCAAGGACTTGTATCGTCAGAACCCTGGTGCGGCCATTTTGTGGGGCGTCGATGCCTATTTCCCCCTTCCTCGTTTGGATGGTTCCGTGAATATCATCTCTGGAGACCTTCCCCTTTATGAAGCGGCTTTGGTCCAGCCTACTCGTCATTACGCTTGGCAGTTGAGCTTCGCTAACCTCCTGTTCGTCCGCCTCTCGGCGGTCCGGGACACTACCCGCCGGGCTTCCTTCCCTGCGGTGGTGGTGGAGATCACGGGTACCTACATGATGCAGGCGGGTAGGGATGTCCGGCGTGTGGTGGATTGGGTCATGGAAGCCGCCACAAACCTGGTGGGTACTCGTCCGTCAAGGGTCCAGGTGTCCCGTGTTGACCTTTTCGCTGATATCGAGGTGCCCCATGGCGCCTTCCATGTGGAGGACATAGCTCGGTTCACTAGCCGGGCTCGGTCCCGGTCCATGTGGCTCGCTGAGGGGCAGGTCCCCGCCGAAGGCGGGGCCGCCCCCAGTGGGGGGCCCATGAGTAACACGCCCCCCGCTATTCAAGTTCCTGCGTCCCTCGGTGAGGCCCCTGCTACCATGTCCGTTCATCTTCGGGGTCATACCTGGTCGGGCTTCACCTTCGGGCGTGGCCCCCTGCTGGCTCGGGTCTATTCCAAGACCCTTGAGGCCAAGACCAAACCCGCTTCCCGCTTGCTCCTCAAGGCGTATGAGGAGGTTCACGGTGCCCTTCAGGGGGAGGTCGTACGGGTGGAGTTCCAGCTAACCCCGGAGGTGTTGGCCGAAATGGTGGTGCCTGGGGATGGGGTGGATGTGCGGGATTGGGACGTGTTTGGTCCGTCTATCCCGGCGATTTGGGCGTATCTCACTGAGTCGTGGCTTGTGTTGCGTGATAAAGCCACTTACCTCAACTACTCCGTTTTGGGAAATGCCCCTGTGGATCCGCTTTGGCGGTTGGTCCAGGGTGCTTTTCGTGAGGGAGGTGATACGGGAAAGGCGGTTAGAGTGAAGTGGCAAGCACAGGTGGATGTCCTTTCGCTGGCCAAGCAGGCTCTTGGGGCCTATCTGACTGCTCTAGCGGCGGTTGGTAAGGCGGGTAAAGTCAACCTCCTCAACCCCTTCATTGCTCTTTTCCGTGTCCTTGCTGGTACTGCTGAAGATCGCAAGCGGTTCGTTGAGGAGGCTAAGGTGTCCTACTTCAAGGGTGTGGAAACAAAGCAGGCTCGCTTTGGCTAC is part of the Thermus caldilimi genome and harbors:
- a CDS encoding DUF6812 domain-containing protein; translation: MYKQPREVHEARIYTQAYRVYGLIYLVPGAGTADLLNQERPYLPVTGALLYTPGYTHPPEAKDLKASTSFLALRKERIQWVAGGKPSEPRTSPSLLERRKLAFLFGDYLLSGELLLPRGVRLSDHLSQAKPFQTLLEAKLYVLNPHEPVVNLEPLETFPFVTLNLRRAEAVAEAPGEAQDPRLTLFG
- a CDS encoding single-stranded-DNA-specific exonuclease RecJ, whose protein sequence is MKDRVRWRLLPLPPLKEWREVMEAFGVGPEAALAYWHRGVRRPVDLRPSLGLLPLSGLKEAVELLLWALEGKKRIRIHGDYDADGLTGTAILVRGLRALGAEVHPFIPHRLEEGYGVHPKRLPEHREAADLFLTVDCGIANHAELRELVENGVEVLVTDHHTPRDTPPPGVILHPAYTPDLKEHPTGAGVAFLLLWALHERLGLPPPLEYADLAAVGTIADVAPLWGWNRALVREGLERLKDSCSLGLRLLAENVGYTGKAVEVAFRIAPRINAASRLGEGEKALRLLLTEDEEEARDLVEELNRLNARRQAIEEEMLKRLLPQADPEAKAIVLHDPEGHPGVMGIVASRILEATLRPVFLVAQGKGTVRSLPPISAVEALRSAEDLLLRYGGHREAAGFAVDEAHFPRFKERVEAFAASLPDPVREVPLVGLLPPLASLPDLHRALLALEPFGEGNPEPLFLLQGSPEEIRSMGEGKHLAFRLQGVRVVAWRMGERAAAMPSELEAAVLLVENRWNGTVSYEAQALDFREPGELEGGMEPFAYPIPLPEALARARMGEGVYVPEDNPEGLEYVKRAGFRLLSPEEATLWLGIPPTPVGLPRGPVYVALGAGTRARLLAPPMLPTDEERLRALVGQRLLFAYQRGHAPLFSEALLAYWAALPDRAHVLPNRG
- the hisA gene encoding 1-(5-phosphoribosyl)-5-[(5-phosphoribosylamino)methylideneamino]imidazole-4-carboxamide isomerase, with amino-acid sequence MLLIPAVDLKGGKAVRLYEGDPGRETQYGDPVAAALRWQEEGARLLHLVDLDRALGKGDNLEALRRIAQEIRIPFEVGGGVRSLEVLQEILLLGASRVVVGTVAVKNPALLEAMLAEVGPARLAVGLDARGLEVVVSGWQEATSLSALDLLGRWEALGVRTVIYTDVRRDGTLKGLDLEAVARVRQAWPHELIAGGGIAGPEDLLGLKRLGVEGALLGKALYEGRVRLSDYKEGVF